The following coding sequences are from one Leptospira mayottensis 200901116 window:
- the trpS gene encoding tryptophan--tRNA ligase encodes MRILTGVQPSGKLHLGNFFSVIRKLKEYQDSTDLFCFIADLHSLTTFSSKEKQKENTFNAVCDFLALGIDPDQCTFWLQSGVPEVTELTWYLSHSITVNQLSLAHSYKDKVAKGFNPGGGLFFYPVLMAADILGFDSDRVPVGKDQKQHLEFARDIASNFNREIGPVFKIPEPEIDETTALVPGTDGQKMSKSYGNTINFFDSEKELKKSIMSITTDSAGIDEVKDPSKSNIYAIHSLFLDEKGRKALKQKFLIPGTGYGDLKKQLLQDTLDYFAPFRKEREKIGEDKSFVEATLKKGQEKARNTITNVLDRTRKELGIYRF; translated from the coding sequence ATGAGGATTCTCACAGGAGTCCAACCCTCCGGCAAGCTTCATTTAGGAAATTTTTTCTCTGTCATTCGAAAGCTCAAAGAATATCAGGATTCGACAGACTTATTTTGTTTCATTGCGGACCTGCATTCTTTAACTACGTTCTCTTCGAAAGAAAAACAAAAAGAAAATACATTCAACGCGGTCTGCGATTTTTTAGCCCTGGGAATCGATCCAGATCAATGTACGTTTTGGCTACAATCTGGAGTTCCGGAGGTTACCGAACTTACCTGGTATCTGAGTCATTCGATCACCGTCAATCAGTTGAGCTTGGCGCATTCTTACAAAGATAAGGTTGCAAAAGGTTTCAATCCAGGAGGCGGGCTTTTTTTCTATCCGGTTTTGATGGCGGCGGATATTCTCGGTTTCGACAGCGATCGGGTCCCTGTCGGTAAAGACCAAAAACAACATTTGGAATTTGCAAGAGATATCGCTTCGAATTTCAATCGGGAAATCGGTCCCGTTTTTAAAATCCCCGAACCGGAAATCGACGAAACAACGGCCTTGGTTCCCGGTACTGACGGACAGAAAATGTCTAAGTCTTACGGAAACACGATCAACTTTTTCGATTCCGAAAAAGAACTTAAGAAATCCATAATGTCTATCACAACCGACTCCGCAGGAATCGACGAAGTCAAAGATCCTTCCAAAAGTAATATTTATGCGATTCATTCCTTGTTTTTAGATGAAAAAGGAAGAAAAGCCCTCAAACAGAAGTTCTTAATCCCCGGAACTGGATACGGAGATCTTAAAAAACAACTTTTACAGGATACCTTGGATTACTTTGCTCCTTTTCGTAAGGAACGAGAAAAAATCGGGGAAGACAAATCTTTTGTGGAAGCAACTCTCAAAAAAGGACAAGAAAAAGCCCGAAATACGATCACAAATGTCCTTGATCGAACCCGCAAAGAATTGGGGATTTATCGGTTTTAA
- a CDS encoding ABC-F family ATP-binding cassette domain-containing protein: protein MIKISGLNKAFTTKVLFDDLNLSINRGEKIGLVGRNGHGKSTLFQMILGNVEPDSGIISVPKGYKIGHLQQHLHFTKLTVLEECALGLPEGEEYETWQVEKILSGLGFSEQDMERNPNEFSGGYQIRMNLAKLLVSAPDMLMLDEPNNYLDIVTIRWLEEFLREWEGEIILVTHDRGFMDAVVTHTIAIHRTKAIKVQGDTDKLYNQINQSEEIYEKTRLNEAKKRKQEEIFIAKFKAKASFASRTQSRVKKLEKQGEMKALEKIQDLELYFNSAPFAASQMLSAENLCFSYDGKKPYLIENFSIGVGNKERICIIGKNGKGKSTLLKILAGELEPSQGTIKKHPILKEGYFGQTNKLNLNENSTVVEEIMVSDRSCTEWQARTIAGGLMFSEDQALKKIKVLSGGEKSRVLLGKILVTPCHLLYLDEPTNHLDMQSCDSLIEAIDEFEGSVIMVTHDELHLRAVATKLIVFDNDTIRIFDGSYDDFLNEVGWSDEDY, encoded by the coding sequence ATGATTAAAATATCCGGCCTAAACAAGGCTTTTACAACCAAAGTTCTTTTTGACGACTTAAACTTGAGCATCAATCGAGGAGAAAAGATCGGCCTGGTCGGTCGAAATGGCCACGGAAAGTCCACACTCTTTCAGATGATTCTTGGAAACGTTGAACCTGATTCAGGTATAATCTCGGTTCCTAAAGGTTATAAAATCGGTCATCTTCAGCAGCATCTTCATTTTACCAAACTTACGGTTTTAGAAGAATGTGCTCTTGGTCTTCCCGAAGGGGAAGAATACGAAACCTGGCAGGTTGAAAAAATTCTTTCCGGCTTGGGTTTCTCTGAACAGGACATGGAAAGAAATCCGAATGAATTTTCCGGAGGTTATCAGATCCGGATGAATCTTGCGAAACTTCTCGTTTCAGCTCCCGACATGCTGATGCTTGACGAACCGAACAACTACCTCGATATCGTTACCATTCGTTGGCTTGAAGAATTTTTGCGAGAATGGGAAGGCGAAATCATATTAGTAACTCATGATAGAGGATTTATGGATGCAGTAGTCACTCATACAATTGCGATCCATAGAACTAAAGCGATCAAGGTCCAAGGCGATACGGATAAACTTTACAACCAGATCAATCAATCCGAAGAGATCTACGAGAAGACTCGCTTAAACGAGGCAAAAAAACGTAAACAAGAGGAGATATTTATCGCAAAGTTTAAAGCGAAAGCGAGTTTTGCTAGTCGAACTCAGTCCAGAGTCAAAAAATTAGAAAAACAAGGAGAGATGAAAGCTCTAGAAAAAATTCAGGATTTAGAGTTATATTTTAATAGCGCTCCTTTTGCCGCCAGTCAGATGTTGTCCGCAGAGAATCTTTGTTTTTCATATGATGGAAAAAAACCGTATCTCATCGAAAACTTTTCCATCGGTGTGGGGAATAAAGAAAGAATTTGTATCATCGGTAAGAACGGAAAAGGGAAATCCACTCTTCTTAAAATTCTCGCGGGGGAACTCGAACCTTCCCAAGGAACGATTAAAAAACATCCGATTTTGAAAGAAGGTTATTTCGGTCAGACAAACAAACTTAATCTCAATGAAAATTCGACTGTGGTCGAAGAAATCATGGTTTCTGATCGATCTTGTACGGAATGGCAAGCTAGAACGATTGCGGGTGGTCTGATGTTTTCTGAGGATCAAGCACTTAAAAAAATTAAAGTCCTTTCTGGTGGTGAAAAAAGTAGAGTGCTTCTCGGAAAAATTCTTGTGACCCCTTGTCATCTTCTTTATCTTGACGAGCCCACGAATCACTTGGATATGCAATCTTGTGATTCTTTGATCGAAGCAATCGATGAATTCGAGGGTTCCGTCATCATGGTTACTCACGACGAACTTCATTTGCGTGCCGTCGCAACAAAGTTGATTGTATTCGATAACGATACGATTCGAATTTTTGATGGTTCCTATGATGACTTTCTAAACGAAGTAGGTTGGTCGGATGAAGATTATTAA